From Neobacillus sp. PS2-9, the proteins below share one genomic window:
- the trpB gene encoding tryptophan synthase subunit beta: MNTYTLPNEKGHYGKFGGRFVPETLMKAVIELDEAYKKAKNDPSFQEEINRLLKDYVGRETPLYFAENLTKYAGGAKIYLKREDLNHTGAHKINNAIGQALLAVRMGKRKIVAETGAGQHGVATATVCALLNLDCIIFMGEEDIKRQALNVFRMELLGAKVVSVTSGSATLKDAVNEALRYWVANVDDTHYLLGSVMGPHPFPQMVRDFQSVIGKETKEQFLQAQGVLPDAVVACIGGGSNAAGMFYPFIEDERVSLYGVEAAGQGVDTDYHAASLTKGKPGVLHGALMYLLQDQDGQIQEAHSISAGLDYPGVGPEHSYLKDIGRANYHSITDNEALDAFRLLSKLEGIIPALESSHAVAFAVKLAAEMQDTQNIVVCLSGRGDKDVDTVKTRLEGEK, translated from the coding sequence ATGAACACATATACATTACCGAATGAAAAAGGACATTATGGGAAATTTGGAGGAAGATTTGTTCCTGAAACACTCATGAAAGCAGTGATTGAACTTGATGAAGCTTATAAGAAGGCAAAAAATGATCCGAGTTTCCAAGAAGAGATTAATCGATTATTAAAGGACTATGTCGGAAGAGAAACCCCCTTATATTTTGCTGAAAATCTTACAAAATATGCTGGTGGAGCAAAGATTTACTTAAAAAGAGAAGATTTAAACCATACAGGTGCACATAAAATTAATAACGCTATTGGTCAGGCATTACTAGCTGTACGAATGGGAAAAAGAAAAATTGTGGCTGAAACAGGAGCGGGACAGCATGGTGTAGCAACGGCTACTGTTTGTGCCCTATTAAACCTTGATTGCATTATCTTCATGGGGGAGGAAGATATCAAAAGGCAGGCATTAAATGTATTTAGGATGGAATTACTCGGTGCAAAGGTTGTTAGTGTTACATCAGGTAGTGCTACATTGAAGGATGCCGTTAATGAGGCCCTAAGATACTGGGTAGCAAATGTTGATGATACCCATTATTTATTAGGATCAGTTATGGGGCCACATCCATTTCCTCAAATGGTAAGAGACTTCCAAAGTGTTATTGGTAAAGAGACCAAGGAGCAATTTTTACAAGCCCAAGGTGTCCTTCCGGATGCCGTGGTAGCATGTATCGGTGGGGGAAGTAATGCAGCCGGGATGTTCTACCCATTTATAGAGGATGAAAGGGTCAGTCTCTATGGTGTAGAAGCAGCAGGTCAGGGTGTAGATACAGATTATCATGCAGCTTCTTTAACCAAGGGAAAACCAGGAGTTTTACATGGTGCATTAATGTATTTACTGCAGGATCAAGATGGTCAAATTCAAGAAGCGCACTCGATTTCTGCTGGTCTTGATTATCCAGGTGTTGGACCAGAGCACAGCTATTTAAAGGATATCGGAAGAGCAAACTACCATTCTATTACCGATAATGAAGCACTTGATGCTTTTCGCCTTCTATCGAAGCTAGAAGGAATAATACCAGCGTTAGAAAGTTCACATGCAGTTGCCTTTGCTGTAAAACTTGCCGCTGAAATGCAAGATACACAAAACATTGTCGTTTGTTTATCAGGACGTGGAGATAAAGATGTAGATACTGTGAAAACTAGGCTTGAAGGGGAGAAATAA
- the trpA gene encoding tryptophan synthase subunit alpha, giving the protein MNRLQHTFSLLKRNNRKAFVPYIMAGDGGLDNLVNRMVLLEKFGATAIELGVPFSDPVADGPTIQRAGIRALENGTTLKAIISEVAKARRVVSIPIILMTYLNPIYSFGIEAFVKEISDAGVDGCIIPDLPIEEEDMIAPNLENVDVELIRLVTPTTPMERIKLISSKGNGFLYAVTVKGITGVRNDYDAELYQFLKAVQEISLIPVLAGFGISSEEQINVLTKHCDGVIVGSKIVDLFESNNLDEMEGLMSSFKQKSKIV; this is encoded by the coding sequence ATGAATCGTTTACAACATACCTTTTCTTTACTAAAGAGAAATAATAGAAAGGCTTTCGTTCCCTACATAATGGCTGGGGATGGAGGATTAGATAATTTAGTTAATCGGATGGTATTATTAGAGAAATTCGGTGCAACGGCAATAGAACTAGGTGTACCATTTTCAGATCCAGTGGCTGACGGGCCAACCATTCAACGTGCTGGGATAAGAGCTCTTGAAAATGGGACCACGTTAAAAGCAATCATTTCAGAAGTGGCAAAAGCACGGAGGGTTGTATCTATACCTATTATTCTTATGACCTACCTTAATCCGATATATTCTTTTGGGATAGAGGCTTTTGTTAAAGAGATAAGTGATGCAGGTGTCGATGGTTGTATTATTCCAGACCTTCCTATTGAAGAGGAGGACATGATTGCACCAAATCTAGAGAATGTTGATGTGGAATTAATTCGCTTAGTCACTCCAACCACTCCTATGGAGCGAATCAAGTTAATATCCAGTAAGGGTAATGGATTTTTATATGCAGTAACTGTGAAGGGAATAACGGGGGTAAGGAATGACTATGATGCTGAATTGTATCAATTTCTAAAGGCAGTACAAGAGATAAGTCTGATACCGGTGCTTGCTGGTTTTGGAATTTCCAGTGAAGAGCAAATTAATGTGTTAACCAAACACTGTGATGGGGTAATTGTAGGGAGTAAAATAGTGGATTTATTTGAGTCAAACAATCTAGACGAGATGGAAGGGCTGATGTCCAGCTTTAAACAAAAATCGAAGATAGTTTAA
- a CDS encoding phosphoribosylanthranilate isomerase codes for MKVKICGITDELTGMAAVQYGADAIGLVFAESKRRISVERAKEIVLQLPEQVYKVGVFVNETKEQIEKIAASVGLTHIQLHGDETAAFSKSLSLPVIKGISFQDNDSLGDMANFPSDYILLDSPKGKYRGGNGTTFEWGKVNQQLIDGKKVILAGGLNSENVEKAIKIIKPVMVDVSSGVETNGMKDLAKMKAFIEKVKGNLTGGKQNEHIYITE; via the coding sequence ATGAAAGTTAAGATTTGCGGGATAACAGATGAATTAACAGGAATGGCTGCTGTTCAATATGGTGCAGATGCAATAGGACTCGTATTTGCTGAAAGCAAAAGAAGGATCTCAGTAGAAAGGGCAAAAGAAATTGTTTTGCAACTACCAGAACAAGTTTATAAGGTAGGTGTTTTTGTAAATGAAACAAAAGAGCAAATAGAAAAAATAGCTGCCTCTGTGGGACTTACTCATATTCAATTACATGGTGACGAAACAGCTGCTTTTTCTAAATCACTATCCTTACCTGTTATTAAAGGAATTAGCTTTCAAGACAACGATAGCTTGGGAGATATGGCTAATTTTCCTAGTGATTATATATTACTCGACAGTCCTAAAGGTAAATATAGAGGTGGAAATGGAACTACATTTGAATGGGGAAAAGTGAATCAACAATTAATTGATGGAAAAAAAGTAATCCTTGCAGGTGGCCTGAATAGTGAAAATGTAGAAAAGGCAATAAAAATCATCAAACCGGTTATGGTAGATGTAAGTTCTGGAGTAGAAACCAATGGAATGAAGGATCTGGCTAAAATGAAAGCCTTTATTGAAAAGGTAAAAGGTAACTTAACGGGAGGGAAACAAAATGAACACATATACATTACCGAATGA
- the mnmH gene encoding tRNA 2-selenouridine(34) synthase MnmH, giving the protein MKEITVENLFTLKTPIIIDIRSPIEFKDGAIPGAINVPLFSDEERHEIGIIYKHEGQAAAKWRAMELVSPKIPELLHTIKDHHTNGELVIHCWRGGMRSNAVVTFLEFAGIYAWRLIGGYKAYRHHILEKIPTIIPKNAVVLHGMTGVGKTEVLKLLKQRSYPILDLEEMAGHRGSIFGTIGLGEGHNQKTFDSLLFKGLQEIQGSNYFLVEAESKRIGKAVQPEELMEIKFKGINIYIHSPIEQRVQQLISEYVLPYENEPWYESKILSNMEKVLKRVRDLEVRNKLLSYLDEKNYYELIRILLEHYYDPRYDHARQEYEGEFFDIFADNPVDAAEKVEKKLTDLSFRSQIETNKFM; this is encoded by the coding sequence ATGAAAGAAATTACTGTTGAAAATCTTTTTACGCTAAAGACCCCAATTATTATTGATATACGTTCGCCGATTGAGTTTAAAGACGGTGCGATACCTGGAGCAATTAATGTCCCATTATTTTCAGATGAAGAGCGGCATGAGATTGGTATTATATACAAGCATGAAGGTCAGGCTGCAGCAAAGTGGAGAGCAATGGAACTCGTCTCACCTAAAATTCCTGAATTGTTACATACCATTAAAGACCATCATACCAATGGGGAATTAGTCATCCATTGTTGGCGTGGAGGGATGCGAAGTAATGCAGTTGTGACTTTCTTGGAGTTTGCTGGGATATATGCGTGGCGTTTAATCGGTGGGTATAAAGCTTATAGACATCATATACTTGAAAAAATACCAACAATCATTCCCAAAAATGCAGTAGTACTCCATGGGATGACAGGTGTAGGAAAAACAGAGGTGCTAAAGCTTCTGAAACAAAGGAGTTATCCAATCTTAGATCTTGAAGAGATGGCTGGGCATCGTGGGTCAATTTTTGGCACTATTGGTCTAGGTGAGGGTCATAACCAAAAAACTTTTGACTCGCTCTTATTTAAAGGGCTTCAAGAAATACAAGGATCAAATTATTTTCTAGTTGAGGCCGAAAGTAAACGAATTGGAAAAGCTGTTCAGCCTGAGGAACTAATGGAGATCAAATTTAAGGGGATAAATATTTATATTCATTCTCCGATTGAACAAAGAGTGCAGCAACTAATTTCCGAATATGTACTGCCATATGAGAATGAACCATGGTATGAGAGTAAAATATTAAGTAATATGGAGAAGGTATTAAAACGAGTCAGGGATTTGGAAGTAAGAAACAAACTATTGAGCTATTTAGATGAAAAAAACTATTACGAATTAATTCGAATTTTACTGGAACATTATTACGACCCTCGTTATGACCATGCAAGACAAGAATACGAAGGAGAATTCTTCGATATTTTTGCCGATAACCCGGTTGATGCAGCCGAAAAAGTTGAAAAAAAACTTACTGATCTATCCTTTCGATCACAAATCGAAACAAATAAATTCATGTAA
- a CDS encoding response regulator transcription factor: MQNILIIEDEKNLARFIELELNHDGYNTTVSSNGRSGLELALSKTWDAILLDLMLPELNGMEVCRRIRQANKTIPIIMITARDSVLDRVSGLDSGADDYIVKPFAIEELLARLRSLFRRIEAINSNELTTLTFKDLEVELESCIVKKAGKIIGLTKREFDLLIIFMSNINIVLTREVLLNKVWGYSTGVETNVVDVYVRYLRNKIDDQVNGSYIHTVRGTGYVMR; the protein is encoded by the coding sequence ATGCAAAATATACTAATTATTGAAGATGAAAAGAATTTAGCTAGATTTATTGAGCTTGAACTGAATCATGATGGTTACAACACCACCGTATCATCAAATGGACGAAGTGGATTAGAATTGGCACTCTCAAAAACTTGGGATGCCATTCTACTCGATTTAATGCTTCCAGAATTAAATGGAATGGAAGTGTGCCGTAGAATTAGACAGGCAAATAAGACGATTCCCATCATTATGATAACGGCAAGAGACAGTGTACTTGATCGTGTTTCTGGTTTAGATAGCGGGGCAGATGATTATATAGTTAAGCCATTTGCTATTGAAGAATTATTGGCCAGATTAAGGTCCTTGTTTCGAAGAATAGAGGCAATCAATTCAAATGAATTAACAACGCTTACCTTCAAGGATTTAGAAGTCGAACTTGAATCATGTATTGTAAAAAAAGCAGGAAAAATTATTGGTCTTACTAAGCGAGAGTTTGACTTATTAATCATTTTTATGAGTAATATTAACATTGTATTAACAAGAGAAGTACTATTAAATAAAGTCTGGGGTTACAGTACTGGTGTTGAAACAAACGTTGTAGATGTATATGTCCGATATTTAAGAAACAAAATAGATGATCAAGTTAATGGAAGCTACATTCATACAGTACGCGGTACAGGATATGTAATGAGATGA